ACCCCCATGCCCAAGATCCACATCGGTCTCAACGCCGAGTTCTCCCGCAGCTCCGACAAACCCTTCGAATGGGCCGTCCGCGCTGCCGCCGACATGGGCTATCGCTACTTCGAGCCCATGGTCCACTTCGGCCGGGAACTGATGAGCGAAGCCGGTTACTTCCACACCGTCTCCCTGTTCGATGACCCATGGCGCATCAAGGACGCCTGCGACCAGGCCGGCCTCACCCTCTCCGGACTCCAGGCCCACGGTCCCCTCGGACGTCCCGATGTCCATGGCGAATACCTCAAACTCGCCATCCGCGTCGCCGCCGAAATCGGCGCCCCCGTCGTCAACACCGACGAAGGCATCAAGGCAAAATGGACCTCCGAGGCCGAGGACTTCGTGCTCATCAAGTACACCCTCCAGGAAGCCGCCTTCATCGCGGAACGACGCCGCGTCCGGATCGGACTCGAACCCCACGCCCAATACTCCCGGCACCCGGACGGACTCGACCGCCTCTACCACCTGGTCCAGTCCCCCGCCATCGGGATCAACTTCGATACCGGCAACGCCTACCTTTGCGGCCACGACGTCTATACCTGGCTCGAACGCGTGGCCCCCCGGTTGGTGCACCTCCATGCCAAGGACATCTCCACCGCCCACTCCGAAGCCGAACGCGGCAAGGTCACCGGCACACCGGTCGGCTGCGCCTGCGGCGAAGGGGTGCTCGACTGGAAGCGCATCATCGCCGTCGTCCGGGAGAAGTGCCCCAGGGACATCGTGTTCTCCGTCGAATGCGGC
This DNA window, taken from Verrucomicrobiia bacterium, encodes the following:
- a CDS encoding sugar phosphate isomerase/epimerase — translated: MPKIHIGLNAEFSRSSDKPFEWAVRAAADMGYRYFEPMVHFGRELMSEAGYFHTVSLFDDPWRIKDACDQAGLTLSGLQAHGPLGRPDVHGEYLKLAIRVAAEIGAPVVNTDEGIKAKWTSEAEDFVLIKYTLQEAAFIAERRRVRIGLEPHAQYSRHPDGLDRLYHLVQSPAIGINFDTGNAYLCGHDVYTWLERVAPRLVHLHAKDISTAHSEAERGKVTGTPVGCACGEGVLDWKRIIAVVREKCPRDIVFSVECGTPDQAARSLEHLSPLAD